One Owenweeksia hongkongensis DSM 17368 genomic region harbors:
- the ybeY gene encoding rRNA maturation RNase YbeY, protein MIQFLDLPNVLLGREEDLKNWLKDCAKSHESRIKNLVYHFIDNEEITARNVRHLEHNYATDIITFGYSEGRRVSGEVFIGYETVFENADDRSIPKEDELCRVIAHGLLHLIGFDDRSEEEKAEMRSEEENCLILRPKILRSN, encoded by the coding sequence ATGATTCAGTTTTTAGATTTGCCGAATGTATTATTGGGTAGGGAAGAAGATCTTAAAAATTGGCTTAAGGATTGTGCCAAGAGTCATGAAAGCAGGATTAAGAATCTAGTGTATCACTTTATAGATAACGAGGAGATCACGGCTAGAAATGTTAGGCATTTGGAGCATAACTATGCCACTGATATAATCACCTTCGGTTATTCCGAAGGGAGAAGGGTTAGTGGAGAGGTGTTTATAGGATATGAAACGGTGTTTGAAAATGCAGATGACCGTAGTATTCCAAAAGAGGATGAGTTGTGCAGAGTGATTGCTCATGGTCTACTGCATTTAATAGGTTTTGACGATCGTAGTGAAGAGGAAAAGGCTGAAATGAGGAGTGAAGAAGAAAATTGCCTAATTTTGCGCCCCAAAATTTTGAGAAGCAACTAG